Within Desulfurobacterium thermolithotrophum DSM 11699, the genomic segment TAGCATGGGAGATTACAAATCCGTCCATTCCAATCATCACGGGAAGCCTTGTTCTTTCGTCTTCAGCTATCCTTATGACCTGAATTAAGTTGTCATACTGCTCTTCAGCATTTTCGGAAAAGAGCATAATCCAGCCTTGATCTCTTGCTCCCATCATATCTGACTGATCACCGTGAATGTTAATAGGAGCAGAGAGAGCTCTATTTACAACTGTCATAACTATTGGAAGTCTCATTCCAGAAGCGATACCAAGAACTTCCCACATATAAGCAAGACCAGGACCAGCTGTCGCAGTCATTGCTCTACTTCCGGCAGCTGCAGCCCCAACACAAGCAGACATTGCAGAGTGTTCACTTTCTACAGGAATGTACTCACTGTCAACAAGGCCATTAGCCACAAAATCTGCAAAACATTGCATTAGTTCAGTTTGTGGAGTAATTGGATAAGCAGCAACAACGTCAGGATTAATTTGTCTCATAGCTTCAGCTGCTGCCATGTTTCCGGAGTACGGAACGTAAGTTACTTCCTTTATAAGCTCAGGTCTCATAGTTAGTCCTCCTCACGGAACAAGTATTCAGGTTTCATTTCAAGAGCATTTGTTGGACATTCATGAGCACAAATACCGCAACCTTTACAGTGATCGTAGTCAATACCAACCATCTTTTCTTCTTTCACTAAAATACTGGAATCCGGACAGAATATCCAACACATCATACAATGAACACATTTACTACTATCAAATACTGGTCTCCAAGCTCTCCACTCACCTGTATCATACTTTTCACTTGAACCAGGTTCAATTATTACACCACCTATAGGTAATTCTTTCCAACCCTTAATCATTCTCCCTTTACCTCCTCATAAGCTCTGTAAAGTGCCCTTATATTTGCAGAAAGAACGTTTTCAGAAACTTTCTTGCCAAATGTCTTCTTGATATCTTCTTCTACAGTCTTAATATCCACAAGACCGTTTAAAACTTTAATGAGAGCTCCAAGCATCGGGATATTCATAAGAGACCTTTTTAGTTCTTCCATTGCGATTTTTGTTGCGTCAACTGTGTAAATCTTCCTTCCTTCAATTTTGTACTTTTCTCTAATTTCATTAGGAGTTTTATCAGTATTGATTACGAGAATTGCATTTTCATCTGTTCCTTCTAAGAATGGAACTGCTTTAAGAAGCGTTGGATCAACAATAACTACAATATCAGGATTTAAAACCATACAGTGTAAAGTAATCGGTTTTTCTGAAACCCTGTTATAAGCTCTAAGAGGAGCTCCCGATCTTTCTGCTCCGTAATCTGGGTTACTTTGAGCGTATTTTCCTTCCTCTATAACCGCACTTGCTAAAATTTTTGAAGCAGTTACTGCTCCTTGGCCACCACGGGCATGCCATCTTATCTCTATCATTACTTTCCTCCAGCTATGAGTTTCTTGTCCTCAAAAGCTTTTTTTAAAGTTAACTCGTCTGCCATATCTATCGTTCCACCGTAAGGAATACCGTAGCTTATTCTGTAAATCTCTACATTCATCTTCTCAAGTCTATCTATTAAAAACTTTGAAGTTGCTTCGCCTTCGACTGTAGGATTAAGAGCTATAATGACAGTTTTTATATTCTTTTCTTTAATTCTTTTAAAGAGACTTTCTATCCTTAAATCTTCCGGCGAAATATCTTCCAAAGGAGATATAACACCACCTAAAACATGGTAAAGACCTTTATACTCACCAAGCTTTTCTATCGAAATTGCATCTCTAGGTTGCTCAACAACACAGATAACTGTCTGTTCTCTTTCTGGATCTCTACATACTACACAGAGATCTTCTTCTGTAGGTAAACCGCACTCAACACACGGCTTTATCCTTTCAAGCTCCCTTAAAGCATTAGTTATCATTCGTTTTTCGTCTTCATCAAGCCGTGAAAGAGACAATACAGCCCTTTCTGCAGCTCTTTCGCTAATTCCAGGAGTTTCCGAAAGAAATCTTATAAGGAGCTCAAGGTTATCTGGATATATCAAAAGAGTCCTCCAATATCGATTCCTAGCCCGCCTGTAAGCTTTTCCATCTCTTTTGCAAGAGTTTCGCGACCTTCTCTCAAGGCTTGATTAGCAGCAACAACAATTAAATCCTGAATCATTTCTTTATCACCGGATTCAAAAACGTGAGGTGCTATCTCAATAGAAACTATATCTCCAGAACCTTTTGCAATGACTTTAACTGCACCACCTCCAGCAGTCCCAACAAATTCTCTTTCTTCAATCTCTTCCTTTATCTTCTTAGCCTGAGTTTGAAGTTGCTTTGCCATTTTCATTAAGTTACCCAAATTACCCATTCCACCTTTGAACATTTAAATTCCTCCAAACTTTCATAAACTTTGGTCTAATTGTAAAAAATTTGTAAACATTCCACAAGTTCATTAAGAGGGTGTTTGAAAATTGCCAAAATTAAGAAAAAAGCCTATCCTCTCCGGTATGAAAGCGAAAAGACTAAATTTCCACAAAGTACTCAACCTATCAAAAACATACATGAACCGGAGAGGACAGGCTGTACTGGTATATTTATATCCTTTTAAAACCAAAAGAGGAAGACCCAAGAAATACCCTGACGAGATAATTCTTACCCTTCTTTTCCTCCAAGTAGCCTGGAACCTATCATTCAGAGACCTTGAATATTTGGCAGTTCAGATATTTGGAAGAGAGAATATTCCTGATTTTTCAACCTATTATTACCGACTCAAGCAACTACCTTCCATTCTCCTTGTAGATTTTCTGAACTTTGTCTCTCGAAGACTCTTAGGGAAGTATCATAAAGAACTAAGATTTCTGATAATAGATGGAACTGGCTTCAAATACAATGAGATTTATCCATTGAAAATTCTAAGAGGCAAAGAGATAAAGGAGGTAAAAAGCCACGTTAAAGTTGTTGTATTAAGC encodes:
- a CDS encoding 2-oxoacid:acceptor oxidoreductase family protein, whose product is MIEIRWHARGGQGAVTASKILASAVIEEGKYAQSNPDYGAERSGAPLRAYNRVSEKPITLHCMVLNPDIVVIVDPTLLKAVPFLEGTDENAILVINTDKTPNEIREKYKIEGRKIYTVDATKIAMEELKRSLMNIPMLGALIKVLNGLVDIKTVEEDIKKTFGKKVSENVLSANIRALYRAYEEVKGE
- the recR gene encoding recombination mediator RecR — protein: MIYPDNLELLIRFLSETPGISERAAERAVLSLSRLDEDEKRMITNALRELERIKPCVECGLPTEEDLCVVCRDPEREQTVICVVEQPRDAISIEKLGEYKGLYHVLGGVISPLEDISPEDLRIESLFKRIKEKNIKTVIIALNPTVEGEATSKFLIDRLEKMNVEIYRISYGIPYGGTIDMADELTLKKAFEDKKLIAGGK
- a CDS encoding YbaB/EbfC family nucleoid-associated protein: MFKGGMGNLGNLMKMAKQLQTQAKKIKEEIEEREFVGTAGGGAVKVIAKGSGDIVSIEIAPHVFESGDKEMIQDLIVVAANQALREGRETLAKEMEKLTGGLGIDIGGLF
- a CDS encoding IS5-like element ISDeth1 family transposase, producing MPKLRKKPILSGMKAKRLNFHKVLNLSKTYMNRRGQAVLVYLYPFKTKRGRPKKYPDEIILTLLFLQVAWNLSFRDLEYLAVQIFGRENIPDFSTYYYRLKQLPSILLVDFLNFVSRRLLGKYHKELRFLIIDGTGFKYNEIYPLKILRGKEIKEVKSHVKVVVLSVHLKDGKRFILTALPGESYASEVKLGEKIVRWLNERRFIWRALKGKPFLGDKAYDSIKFIELVLLAGLKPYIKVRETLRKGIKSEIRLKCKELLESDEIYRFRGLIESIFGEVKQDVGSYERTKSFHIAQLFVLAKFILFNMGVLFFVWMIFQTLSRET
- the porD gene encoding pyruvate synthase subunit PorD, which translates into the protein MIKGWKELPIGGVIIEPGSSEKYDTGEWRAWRPVFDSSKCVHCMMCWIFCPDSSILVKEEKMVGIDYDHCKGCGICAHECPTNALEMKPEYLFREED